The window TCTGTTTGAATTTTGCAATTTACATGCAGGATGTAAATAACTAACATTACAAAGTTTCACCCTGATCATTGGTCTCACTTTGCTTGTTTATCTGGATCAGGGAACTCTGGCAACAATTATCCTCCTCCACACCAGCACCATATGGCCCAATCTCCGATGGAAGGTGCACCAGGGAATAGTCCATGGAGAAGTCCTATGCAGTTCCAGACTCCTATGTCTGGATACCGAGGAACACCTCCTGGACCTCCACCTCACTGGAACCCACATTCTGCTTCTCCAGCTCAAGATCCGTATCCACATCAACCCAACTTTGGGTTCAGAGGCCCTAATGTTGGCCGAGGGGGCAGCCCGATGAATTATGGACCAGGAGGTAGCCCGATGAATTACGGACCAAGAGGTAACCCGATGAATTACGGACCAGGAGGTAGCCCGATGAGTTACGAACCAAGAGGAAGCCCGAGGAGTTATGTACCAAGAGGTAGCCCGCACTCGTCTTCCGGACGTGGCAGGGGCGAGAACTACTACCACAGCCCAGGTtcgagaggaagagggggaaggggtgGCTTCCAGAACCATTCTGGTTCGCAAGATCAGAGGAACTTCTACAGGAAGTCTATGGTTGATGATCCTTGGCAGGGCTTGCAGCCTATCGTTGGCAGCATACTGAAACCCATCGATGACGCCAAGTCCTGGCTTCCAGAGTCATTGCGCAAAAAGGAGACACCTAATCAAGGCCGAACAATATCAAATCCAACATCAGGGTTGAGTCTGGCAGAATACCTCGCCTCGTCTTTCAACGAGGCTTCTAACGAGTCTAATGAGATGTGACGTGAGCTCTTTGTCAGGGCTTCCTTTTAGCATAAACTTTTGTACCATTAGGATTGCTGGTGTTCCTCAGCATACATATATTTATCACCTTTTAATTTATTTCTCCTGCATCTTAGACTGCTTCTTTTGGGCTAGATATAAACATTTTGATCTGCGATATCTGTAGTACTGTTTATCCACTTCTGTGGCCATCTTGTACCTTGGTCTAGGGTGATGTATGACATACCCTTTGAGCTTGTATTGTCCTATCATTTGCTGTATATTTTCATGAGCTAAACCTAAATTTTGATATCATGAGGCCAGGTGTAAATTGCATGCTGAATTGGTTGCATTCTTGTGTGGTTTGTTAAATATGAGAATTACTACCCAGGGCATGCATGGAGGCAGAAAGTGCCCACAATGAAGAAACACCATTGTGATATCGCTCTTCATGATTCTGAACTGTCGATCGTCGAAATCCATATATGCAGTAAGTTTATGTGTAAAGCCTGACATGGCCAAACCCCAAATGAAATGTTTCTGAAGAATTTCCACCAATAAGACATTCTTACAACAAACAAACGTGCGCTGATGCTTTCAATGGTCAGCTTCAGCACTCTGTTGGTCCGTCAAATTTATGCTGAAATTGGAGATGGAAGGTGAGCATGCCTGCTTGTTCCACAATGAACTTCGACATGAACCGAATTTTTTACTGCTGATCACAACAGACATCCACAAAGTGCATCTTCGACACCTCTAAAGTTTGCTTTGGAAAGGAAAACAAAACAAGACAAAAATCAAACATCCTCAACCAACATCCTTCCATCTTTGCCTTATAAATGAAACATTTGCTGGTGCTAATTATGTGAGCTGAGAAAAGGCAACTCAAGTGAGCACAAATTGCTGGGGGGTGTTATTCAAACAGTTCCCAGTATTTCTCTATAAAACATTGGTCTCTTACATTTCGAGTGGTTGAAGACGAGCAAAAGAGGGAGGACAACATGGCAGGTTTAAAACGGTACATGAAAGGAATTAAGATGCGACAAAATGAAGCTTAGCTTCATACGGACACCGACCTCGTCATGACACCTTCATCAAGTGCAACGACTCCAGGAAGCTCCTTTCCTTCCAACAACTCCAAGCTGGCGCCACCACCAGTTGAGATGTGGCTCATAACATCAGCCACTCCCACCTTCTCAACAGCCGCAACGGAGTCTCCGCCTCCAATGATAGTTGTAACGCCCTTTTTGCTAAGCTCGGCCAACTTCTTTGCAATAGACTACAGGAGAGGGGTCACAGTTAAGTTTCTTTCTGTGCAAATTTGTTCCATAATAGAATTGAATGAATGAATTACACAGGGCATTACCTCAGTTCCTACTGCAAACTTGTCAAATTCAAAGACACCCATTGGTCCGTTCCAAATGATTGTCTGTGTTGTGTCCAGGGCATCATTAAATGTTTTGACTGAATCTGGGCCAATGTCCAGCCCCATCCAACCATCAGGAATTGCAGATGCAGGGACGGTCTACAGAAAAATTCCAGATCAGGTATATAGCCTTCACATATTTGTGAGCTGCTTCAGCTTGACTAAAAAAGATCTATTGATAATTATCTTCAACGCTTGCATGAGGAAAACAAAAATGTAATATACCTGACTGTTAGCATCAGGAGCAAACTTATCAGCAATGATAACGTCAGATGGCAACAGAAGGGAGACACCCTTTGCCTTTGCCTTTGCAAGGAGAGATGTTGCCAGCTCAAGTTTATCTTCCTCAACCAAGGAAGAACCAACTGAGAGTCCTTGTGCCTTGTAAAATGTGAAGATCATACCACCACCCAAAAGAAGGATATCACACTTCTCCAACAGGGATTCGATAACCCCAATCTTGGACGACACCTTTGAGCCACCCACAATGGCAGCGAATGGGCGCTTAGGGTTTGAAACAGCTCCATCCAGGTAGTCAAGTTCCTGCAATTAAAAACAGGTTCAACACTTCAGACTGTCTGGAACCAATGGATGGACATTAAGTCTTCTGCTCTGAATTCTTTTTCCTTTTATTGTGTGGTGCATAGAATCAATTGAGTTCAAGCATCAAACTTCAGAAATGGAAATAAAAGAAAGTATTAACCTTCTGCAAAAGGAATCCAGCAACAGAAGGCTTCAAGAACTTGGTAACTCCCTCAGTCGAGGCATGTGCTCTGTGGGCTGTTCCGAATGCATCGTTTACAAACAGATCTGCCAGTGAAGCAAGCTTCTTTGCAAACTCTGGGTCATTCTTCTCCTCTTCCTTGTAAAATCTTACGTTTTCCAGGAGCAAAACAGCACCATTTGCCAGGTCAGCCACCAATTTTTCAACTTCTGGGCCGATAACATCTTCTGCTTTTTTCACCTAATTTGTGAACAAAAATGTGTTTAAATAAGCAGACTACAATCACTTCAGCATATGCTTGATTAGAAGCCTCGATGGTGTGGAACAAAAGAATACCTCAATGCCAAGAAGCTCGGATAATCGTGGCACAAGGGGAGCCAAGCTAAACTTAGGAGTAACACCCTTAGGACGACCCTGCAAATCCATAGGAAATAAGGGTTATGAATCTCATATCGATGACATAGGCATATCATAAGCACCTCTGTGTGAAACTAGCATTGGATTATCCTTTATAAAAGGGTTGCTAGGAAATAAAATGGGGAGTCCAAAAGTGTCATGATTTAGAATCAAAAGAACAATTCGCTACTAGAGAAGTAATGATGCAATAGCAAGATCACATAACAATTTGGCTCGTCAGTAGTCAGCCAATGTTTTTGGGGACTACAGAACACATAAATAGATGATGAATTAAAGACATGTGAAAGGCAACGAGGATCAATCGTTTTAGGACAGGCTAACCGTCAGTCAGTCGTACAACA is drawn from Aegilops tauschii subsp. strangulata cultivar AL8/78 chromosome 1, Aet v6.0, whole genome shotgun sequence and contains these coding sequences:
- the LOC109748724 gene encoding phosphoglycerate kinase, chloroplastic, with amino-acid sequence MLRRFQAQIRRRRGVRGTHTVAIAVIAGAPSPTHPPQPPSRPLASDKQIPPASTSSTKAPFFTTPTPTSLLPSTLPSFPIPAPVPMASTAAPPAAIVARRAASASVAAAPLRRAAGCQPARSLAFAAGADPRLAVHVASRCRAASAARGTRAVATMAKKSVGDLTAADLEGKRVLVRADLNVPLDDNQNITDDTRIRAAIPTIKYLLSNGAKVILTSHLGRPKGVTPKFSLAPLVPRLSELLGIEVKKAEDVIGPEVEKLVADLANGAVLLLENVRFYKEEEKNDPEFAKKLASLADLFVNDAFGTAHRAHASTEGVTKFLKPSVAGFLLQKELDYLDGAVSNPKRPFAAIVGGSKVSSKIGVIESLLEKCDILLLGGGMIFTFYKAQGLSVGSSLVEEDKLELATSLLAKAKAKGVSLLLPSDVIIADKFAPDANSQTVPASAIPDGWMGLDIGPDSVKTFNDALDTTQTIIWNGPMGVFEFDKFAVGTESIAKKLAELSKKGVTTIIGGGDSVAAVEKVGVADVMSHISTGGGASLELLEGKELPGVVALDEGVMTRSVSV
- the LOC109748725 gene encoding uncharacterized protein; amino-acid sequence: MDTGEQAGEESSANRRERLLALRSSAAAAAASNSSSSPSAAPPPPAWDLPEPDLAPTSSAPRPRSRFDFYTNPGAAFSSSAAAVPQKRKSADPPGPNPAPAPPHGNSGNNYPPPHQHHMAQSPMEGAPGNSPWRSPMQFQTPMSGYRGTPPGPPPHWNPHSASPAQDPYPHQPNFGFRGPNVGRGGSPMNYGPGGSPMNYGPRGNPMNYGPGGSPMSYEPRGSPRSYVPRGSPHSSSGRGRGENYYHSPGSRGRGGRGGFQNHSGSQDQRNFYRKSMVDDPWQGLQPIVGSILKPIDDAKSWLPESLRKKETPNQGRTISNPTSGLSLAEYLASSFNEASNESNEM